A DNA window from Halichondria panicea chromosome 16, odHalPani1.1, whole genome shotgun sequence contains the following coding sequences:
- the LOC135350504 gene encoding sentrin-specific protease 7-like isoform X2, giving the protein MEFTHSRKRKQQYRPHSNPDNRDKRAAIIDDFDRGLKTPPSRSTPGHEVTVIEDDEPDQSDHGARISSGTMYDQHKTPGEYKSSSFKIPKKKLHDLTFGHDQSNETTNVGIQPMPPKSNVVDVINRAKSMKSRTTTTSKTGSTIPDFLTLAKTPYTKNKISNSMESSLPAPKKKRPFRTNPIRSESPTETTQITNFDSQKSMLWNDTCIGLEDPNSSFDTKPNSDCVRDSRKSWASISPDRDDDIASNTSSEEVDAGEIFKRPVDKKQVLPKDKTTDKAATNDVVTIHSDDDDDNDVKATTSSNFKSPLPNRFLPPKAPPKNTNDNTDKFNKLLSTTNSVLKTCSEKPTSTADSTNASSTHRNVFAKSQAASKGKCSIQVTPTFLSKEQLAMATTHAPPSTGKARDILSITDSPVLSKVEFSFEVDDEKVARTSTSSAAGTRKPLTTSRAAELPSDLARRPLKRPTQSAATPGSFYSSNGSPSNQLFSQFRSRAWGTGSSRMSSVRGNSANQVMATYGIKKPLKLKRPLPSPCSVDVDDEESLPLSVQCVQIGRLELDKVLHVELRNDVLCMKLDYEGRTETVQVSLPACFVWQLHLGEEPYIVYINVKSPEAKKIAETLSKKYHLDSDFFNPLSSNISEQCIMLRLEERPLPHLISSIIEFLTKMNVSVDQNLGTVEAKKLLNDIKPLKPSRSHGRPLSNDDVKSLVPSLNVRRSQRSRKAPVRMDPSSPITLVESIVVHNKPNVRLLAYNVPAGSKVNIEVSTHDVDTLAPGEYINDKVVDFYLRYMWYERLAERLRSKVHIFSSFFHTRLKDASRDNKELKCLQTPERQHNRVKTWTRRVDLFDKEYIVLPVCDRAHWFVAFVYKAGEFDPVRELATREAKAAKKNKKKPLKKKPNVASPVVINDTLLEGDTEEPIPQEEDFLAPGAQLMRAANGRVHPLASIHPPQPVFGDFIQMPPSDDEGGAIQVDAAAEIPMETEDTLRIDAAAAMATVDTIIEAATDPLTTDAYSTTTSDERVHEGGATPPEDAYVDVGQPEGVVVSVEDSLEEGTIGEEVSPERELVSPERELVGDSSTEELDILTEETRPCVLVLDSLGVRRTGIVKTIRNYLTVEWRERKARGGVEELNYDLLPAKYPVIPLQNNSSDCGLFMLQYVESLLLRMEDGLTYPETSEGWGSYEKTGSKRKEIETLITELGEIQSNDLNQTTTDKQEP; this is encoded by the exons ATGGAATTCACACACAGTAGGAAAAGAAAGCAGCAGTATAGGCCACACTCTAATCCAGACAACAGAG ATAAGAGGGCGGCCATTATTGACGACTTTGACCGAGGTCTGAAAACCCCACCCTCCCGGTCTACTCCTGGCCATGAAGTAACAGTCATTGAGGATGACGAACCAGATCAAAGTGATCATG GTGCAAGGATAAGCAGTGGAACAATGTACGACCAGCACAAAACTCCAGGA GAGTATAAAAGTAGTAGTTTCAAGATACCCAAAAAGAAATTGCACGATCTAACTTTCGGCCACGATCAGTCTAACGAAACTACCAATGTTGGAATTCAACCCATGCCCCCTAAATCAAATGTTGTAGATGTAATAAACAGAGCCAAGTCTATGAAATCAAGAACTACTACAACTTCAAAAACTGGCTCTACTATTCCTGATTTTCTTACACTAGCGAAAACGCCTTATACAAAGAACAAAATTTCTAACTCCATGGAAAGTTCTTTACCTGCTCCGAAGAAGAAAAGACCATTTAGAACCAATCCAATACGTTCAGAATCACCAACTGAAACTACTCAAATTACAAATTTTGACTCTCAAAAAAGCATGCTTTGGAATGACACCTGCATAGGACTAGAAGATCCCAATTCCAGTTTTGATACCAAACCCAATTCTGACTGTGTTCGTGATTCGAGAAAATCGTGGGCTAGTATTTCACCAGATAGGGATGATGACATTGCTTCAAATACTTCTTCTGAAGAGGTAGATGCGGGCGAGATTTTTAAACGCCCTGTTGATAAAAAGCAAGTATTGCCTAAAGACAAAACTACCGATAAAGCTGCGACTAATGACGTAGTAACTATTCATtcagatgatgatgatgataatgaTGTTAAAGCAACGACTAGCTCAAATTTCAAGTCACCTTTGCCAAATCGCTTCCTCCCTCCAAAAGCACCCCCCAAGAACACCAATGACAATACTGACAAGTTTAATAAACTTTTATCCACAACTAATTCAGTTCTCAAAACTTGTTCGGAAAAGCCTACATCTACAGCAGATTCGACAAATGCTTCCAGCACTCATAGAAATGTATTTGCCAAGAGTCAAGCGGCCTCCAAAGGGAAGTGTAGTATTCAAGTCACTCCCACGTTTCTATCTAAAGAGCAATTAGCAATGGCGACGACCCATGCACCCCCCAGTACGGGAAAAGCTAGGGATATTCTGTCCATTACAGACTCTCCTGTTTTATCAAAGGTCGAGTTCAGTTTTGAAGTGGATGATGAGAAGGTTGCAAGGACTTCCACTAGTTCAGCAGCAGGGACCAGG AAACCATTGACTACCTCAAGAGCAGCTGAGCTTCCCTCTGATTTGGCCAGGCGTCCTCTAAAGAGACCAACACAGTCAGCGGCAACCCCAGGCAGCTTCTATAGCAGTAATGGCA gtcccTCCAATCAGCTGTTCTCACAGTTTAGGTCTCGAGCGTGGGGTACTGGTTCCTCCAGGATGAGCTCTGTACGTGGTAACAGTGCCAACCAAGTCATGGCCACCTATGGAATAAAGAAG CCCCTCAAACTGAAGCGCCCCCTGCCTTCACCATGCTCTGTCGATGTGGATGATGAGGAGTCCCTCCCTCTGTCAGTGCAGTGTGTGCAGATAGGTCGACTAGAGCTCGACAAAGTGCTGCACGTTGAG CTGAGAAATGACGTACTGTGTATGAAGCTGGACTATGAGGGCCGGACAGAGACTGTTCAAGTTTCCCTTCCTGCGTGCTTTGTTTGGCAG cttCACCTTGGGGAAGAGCCTTATATCGTCTACATCAATGTAAAGTCACCAGAGGCTAAGAAAATAGCGGAGACCCTCTCCAAGAAGTACCACCTGGACTCTGACTTCTTCAACCCTTTAAGCAGTAACATCTCTGAACAGTGCATCATGCTCAGACTGGAGGAGAGGCCATTACCACATCTGATCAGCTCTATTATAGAG TTCCTAACCAAGATGAATGTGTCCGTGGATCAAAATCTAGG CACTGTTGAGGCAAAGAAACTGCTGAATGATATCAAGCCATTAAAACCATCCAGGAGTCACGGCAGACCACTCTCCAACGATG ATGTCAAATCACTTGTGCCTAGTTTGAATGTGCGTAGATCTCAGAGGAGCAGGAAAGCCCCTGTGAGGATGGACCCCTCCTCTCCCATCACTCTAGTGGAGTCTATTGTCGTACACAACAAGCCCAATGTCAG ACTGCTGGCGTACAATGTGCCAGCTGGTAGCAAGGTCAACATAGAGGTCTCCACTCACGATGTGGACACACTCGCCCCGGGGGAATACATCAACGATAAGGTCGTGGACTTCTACCTCAg GTACATGTGGTATGAGCGGTTGGCTGAGAGGCTGCGGTCCAAAGTCCACATCTTTAGCTCCTTCTTCCACACTCGACTAAAGGATGCCTCCAGAGACAACAAAGAACTCAAGTGTCTCCA aaCCCCCGAGAGACAGCATAACCGTGTCAAGACGTGGACTAGACGAGTGGACTTGTTTGACAAGGAGTACATTGTGCTGCCAGTTTGTGACAG GGCCCACTGGTTTGTGGCGTTTGTGTACAAGGCTGGGGAGTTTGATCCTGTGAGAGAGCTGGCCACACGAGAGGcaaaggcagcaaagaaaaacAAGAAAAAACCTTTAAAAAAGAAACCG AATGTAGCCAGTCCAGTGGTGATCAATGATACGCTCCTCGAGGGAGATACAGAGG AGCCGATCCCCCAAGAAGAGGATTTCTTAGCACCCGGAGCACAGCTGATGAGGGCTGCCAATGGACGGGTACATCCATTAgcctctatacat CCTCCTCAACCTGTGTTTGGTGACTTCATCCAGATGCCTCCGTCTGATGATGAGGGCGGTGCTATCCAG GTCGATGCTGCAGCAGAGATTCCCATGGAAACAGAAGACACTCTTCGTATAGACGCTGCTGCTGCCATGGCAACAGTCGATACTATAATTGAAGCAGCTACTGATCCACTGACGACAGACGCATACTCCACAACTACGAGTGATGAACGGGTACATGAGGGTGGAGCCACTCCCCCAGAGGATGCTTACGTGGATGTAGGTCAACCAGAGGGGGTTGTAGTGAGTGTGGAGGACTCTTTGGAGGAGGGGACAATAGGGGAAGAGGTTAGTCCAGAGCGTGAGCTGGTCAGTCCAGAGCGTGAGCTAGTGGGAGACTCCAGTACAGAGGAGCTAGACATTCTGACAGAGGAGACTAG GCCTTGTGTTCTTGTATTGGACTCTCTTGGGGTGCGGAGAACGGGAATAGTCAAGACCATACGAAA TTACCTGACAGTGGAGTGGAGGGAGAGGAAGGCAAGAGGTGGTGTGGAGGAGCTGAACTACGACCTGCTACCAGCAAAGTACCCCGTG ATTCCTCTCCAGAACAACTCTTCTGATTGTGGGCTCTTCATGTTGCAGTATGTGGAGAGCCTGCTTCTG CGTATGGAGGATGGGCTAACGTACCCGGAGACATCAGAGGGGTGGGGCAGTTACGAGAAGACAGGAAGCAAACGAAAAGAAATTGAGACTTTGATAACGGAATTGGGTGAAATACAGAGTAATGACTTAAACCAGACCACTACAGATAAACAAGAACCATAA
- the LOC135350504 gene encoding sentrin-specific protease 7-like isoform X3 has product MEFTHSRKRKQQYRPHSNPDNRDKRAAIIDDFDRGLKTPPSRSTPGHEVTVIEDDEPDQSDHGARISSGTMYDQHKTPGEYKSSSFKIPKKKLHDLTFGHDQSNETTNVGIQPMPPKSNVVDVINRAKSMKSRTTTTSKTGSTIPDFLTLAKTPYTKNKISNSMESSLPAPKKKRPFRTNPIRSESPTETTQITNFDSQKSMLWNDTCIGLEDPNSSFDTKPNSDCVRDSRKSWASISPDRDDDIASNTSSEEVDAGEIFKRPVDKKQVLPKDKTTDKAATNDVVTIHSDDDDDNDVKATTSSNFKSPLPNRFLPPKAPPKNTNDNTDKFNKLLSTTNSVLKTCSEKPTSTADSTNASSTHRNVFAKSQAASKGKCSIQVTPTFLSKEQLAMATTHAPPSTGKARDILSITDSPVLSKVEFSFEVDDEKVARTSTSSAAGTRKPLTTSRAAELPSDLARRPLKRPTQSAATPGSFYSSNGSPSNQLFSQFRSRAWGTGSSRMSSVRGNSANQVMATYGIKKPLKLKRPLPSPCSVDVDDEESLPLSVQCVQIGRLELDKVLHVELRNDVLCMKLDYEGRTETVQVSLPACFVWQLHLGEEPYIVYINVKSPEAKKIAETLSKKYHLDSDFFNPLSSNISEQCIMLRLEERPLPHLISSIIEFLTKMNVSVDQNLGTVEAKKLLNDIKPLKPSRSHGRPLSNDDVKSLVPSLNVRRSQRSRKAPVRMDPSSPITLVESIVVHNKPNVRLLAYNVPAGSKVNIEVSTHDVDTLAPGEYINDKVVDFYLRYMWYERLAERLRSKVHIFSSFFHTRLKDASRDNKELKCLQTPERQHNRVKTWTRRVDLFDKEYIVLPVCDRAHWFVAFVYKAGEFDPVRELATREAKAAKKNKKKPLKKKPQNVASPVVINDTLLEGDTEEPIPQEEDFLAPGAQLMRAANGRPPQPVFGDFIQMPPSDDEGGAIQVDAAAEIPMETEDTLRIDAAAAMATVDTIIEAATDPLTTDAYSTTTSDERVHEGGATPPEDAYVDVGQPEGVVVSVEDSLEEGTIGEEVSPERELVSPERELVGDSSTEELDILTEETRPCVLVLDSLGVRRTGIVKTIRNYLTVEWRERKARGGVEELNYDLLPAKYPVIPLQNNSSDCGLFMLQYVESLLLRMEDGLTYPETSEGWGSYEKTGSKRKEIETLITELGEIQSNDLNQTTTDKQEP; this is encoded by the exons ATGGAATTCACACACAGTAGGAAAAGAAAGCAGCAGTATAGGCCACACTCTAATCCAGACAACAGAG ATAAGAGGGCGGCCATTATTGACGACTTTGACCGAGGTCTGAAAACCCCACCCTCCCGGTCTACTCCTGGCCATGAAGTAACAGTCATTGAGGATGACGAACCAGATCAAAGTGATCATG GTGCAAGGATAAGCAGTGGAACAATGTACGACCAGCACAAAACTCCAGGA GAGTATAAAAGTAGTAGTTTCAAGATACCCAAAAAGAAATTGCACGATCTAACTTTCGGCCACGATCAGTCTAACGAAACTACCAATGTTGGAATTCAACCCATGCCCCCTAAATCAAATGTTGTAGATGTAATAAACAGAGCCAAGTCTATGAAATCAAGAACTACTACAACTTCAAAAACTGGCTCTACTATTCCTGATTTTCTTACACTAGCGAAAACGCCTTATACAAAGAACAAAATTTCTAACTCCATGGAAAGTTCTTTACCTGCTCCGAAGAAGAAAAGACCATTTAGAACCAATCCAATACGTTCAGAATCACCAACTGAAACTACTCAAATTACAAATTTTGACTCTCAAAAAAGCATGCTTTGGAATGACACCTGCATAGGACTAGAAGATCCCAATTCCAGTTTTGATACCAAACCCAATTCTGACTGTGTTCGTGATTCGAGAAAATCGTGGGCTAGTATTTCACCAGATAGGGATGATGACATTGCTTCAAATACTTCTTCTGAAGAGGTAGATGCGGGCGAGATTTTTAAACGCCCTGTTGATAAAAAGCAAGTATTGCCTAAAGACAAAACTACCGATAAAGCTGCGACTAATGACGTAGTAACTATTCATtcagatgatgatgatgataatgaTGTTAAAGCAACGACTAGCTCAAATTTCAAGTCACCTTTGCCAAATCGCTTCCTCCCTCCAAAAGCACCCCCCAAGAACACCAATGACAATACTGACAAGTTTAATAAACTTTTATCCACAACTAATTCAGTTCTCAAAACTTGTTCGGAAAAGCCTACATCTACAGCAGATTCGACAAATGCTTCCAGCACTCATAGAAATGTATTTGCCAAGAGTCAAGCGGCCTCCAAAGGGAAGTGTAGTATTCAAGTCACTCCCACGTTTCTATCTAAAGAGCAATTAGCAATGGCGACGACCCATGCACCCCCCAGTACGGGAAAAGCTAGGGATATTCTGTCCATTACAGACTCTCCTGTTTTATCAAAGGTCGAGTTCAGTTTTGAAGTGGATGATGAGAAGGTTGCAAGGACTTCCACTAGTTCAGCAGCAGGGACCAGG AAACCATTGACTACCTCAAGAGCAGCTGAGCTTCCCTCTGATTTGGCCAGGCGTCCTCTAAAGAGACCAACACAGTCAGCGGCAACCCCAGGCAGCTTCTATAGCAGTAATGGCA gtcccTCCAATCAGCTGTTCTCACAGTTTAGGTCTCGAGCGTGGGGTACTGGTTCCTCCAGGATGAGCTCTGTACGTGGTAACAGTGCCAACCAAGTCATGGCCACCTATGGAATAAAGAAG CCCCTCAAACTGAAGCGCCCCCTGCCTTCACCATGCTCTGTCGATGTGGATGATGAGGAGTCCCTCCCTCTGTCAGTGCAGTGTGTGCAGATAGGTCGACTAGAGCTCGACAAAGTGCTGCACGTTGAG CTGAGAAATGACGTACTGTGTATGAAGCTGGACTATGAGGGCCGGACAGAGACTGTTCAAGTTTCCCTTCCTGCGTGCTTTGTTTGGCAG cttCACCTTGGGGAAGAGCCTTATATCGTCTACATCAATGTAAAGTCACCAGAGGCTAAGAAAATAGCGGAGACCCTCTCCAAGAAGTACCACCTGGACTCTGACTTCTTCAACCCTTTAAGCAGTAACATCTCTGAACAGTGCATCATGCTCAGACTGGAGGAGAGGCCATTACCACATCTGATCAGCTCTATTATAGAG TTCCTAACCAAGATGAATGTGTCCGTGGATCAAAATCTAGG CACTGTTGAGGCAAAGAAACTGCTGAATGATATCAAGCCATTAAAACCATCCAGGAGTCACGGCAGACCACTCTCCAACGATG ATGTCAAATCACTTGTGCCTAGTTTGAATGTGCGTAGATCTCAGAGGAGCAGGAAAGCCCCTGTGAGGATGGACCCCTCCTCTCCCATCACTCTAGTGGAGTCTATTGTCGTACACAACAAGCCCAATGTCAG ACTGCTGGCGTACAATGTGCCAGCTGGTAGCAAGGTCAACATAGAGGTCTCCACTCACGATGTGGACACACTCGCCCCGGGGGAATACATCAACGATAAGGTCGTGGACTTCTACCTCAg GTACATGTGGTATGAGCGGTTGGCTGAGAGGCTGCGGTCCAAAGTCCACATCTTTAGCTCCTTCTTCCACACTCGACTAAAGGATGCCTCCAGAGACAACAAAGAACTCAAGTGTCTCCA aaCCCCCGAGAGACAGCATAACCGTGTCAAGACGTGGACTAGACGAGTGGACTTGTTTGACAAGGAGTACATTGTGCTGCCAGTTTGTGACAG GGCCCACTGGTTTGTGGCGTTTGTGTACAAGGCTGGGGAGTTTGATCCTGTGAGAGAGCTGGCCACACGAGAGGcaaaggcagcaaagaaaaacAAGAAAAAACCTTTAAAAAAGAAACCG CAGAATGTAGCCAGTCCAGTGGTGATCAATGATACGCTCCTCGAGGGAGATACAGAGG AGCCGATCCCCCAAGAAGAGGATTTCTTAGCACCCGGAGCACAGCTGATGAGGGCTGCCAATGGACGG CCTCCTCAACCTGTGTTTGGTGACTTCATCCAGATGCCTCCGTCTGATGATGAGGGCGGTGCTATCCAG GTCGATGCTGCAGCAGAGATTCCCATGGAAACAGAAGACACTCTTCGTATAGACGCTGCTGCTGCCATGGCAACAGTCGATACTATAATTGAAGCAGCTACTGATCCACTGACGACAGACGCATACTCCACAACTACGAGTGATGAACGGGTACATGAGGGTGGAGCCACTCCCCCAGAGGATGCTTACGTGGATGTAGGTCAACCAGAGGGGGTTGTAGTGAGTGTGGAGGACTCTTTGGAGGAGGGGACAATAGGGGAAGAGGTTAGTCCAGAGCGTGAGCTGGTCAGTCCAGAGCGTGAGCTAGTGGGAGACTCCAGTACAGAGGAGCTAGACATTCTGACAGAGGAGACTAG GCCTTGTGTTCTTGTATTGGACTCTCTTGGGGTGCGGAGAACGGGAATAGTCAAGACCATACGAAA TTACCTGACAGTGGAGTGGAGGGAGAGGAAGGCAAGAGGTGGTGTGGAGGAGCTGAACTACGACCTGCTACCAGCAAAGTACCCCGTG ATTCCTCTCCAGAACAACTCTTCTGATTGTGGGCTCTTCATGTTGCAGTATGTGGAGAGCCTGCTTCTG CGTATGGAGGATGGGCTAACGTACCCGGAGACATCAGAGGGGTGGGGCAGTTACGAGAAGACAGGAAGCAAACGAAAAGAAATTGAGACTTTGATAACGGAATTGGGTGAAATACAGAGTAATGACTTAAACCAGACCACTACAGATAAACAAGAACCATAA
- the LOC135350504 gene encoding sentrin-specific protease 7-like isoform X1 has product MEFTHSRKRKQQYRPHSNPDNRDKRAAIIDDFDRGLKTPPSRSTPGHEVTVIEDDEPDQSDHGARISSGTMYDQHKTPGEYKSSSFKIPKKKLHDLTFGHDQSNETTNVGIQPMPPKSNVVDVINRAKSMKSRTTTTSKTGSTIPDFLTLAKTPYTKNKISNSMESSLPAPKKKRPFRTNPIRSESPTETTQITNFDSQKSMLWNDTCIGLEDPNSSFDTKPNSDCVRDSRKSWASISPDRDDDIASNTSSEEVDAGEIFKRPVDKKQVLPKDKTTDKAATNDVVTIHSDDDDDNDVKATTSSNFKSPLPNRFLPPKAPPKNTNDNTDKFNKLLSTTNSVLKTCSEKPTSTADSTNASSTHRNVFAKSQAASKGKCSIQVTPTFLSKEQLAMATTHAPPSTGKARDILSITDSPVLSKVEFSFEVDDEKVARTSTSSAAGTRKPLTTSRAAELPSDLARRPLKRPTQSAATPGSFYSSNGSPSNQLFSQFRSRAWGTGSSRMSSVRGNSANQVMATYGIKKPLKLKRPLPSPCSVDVDDEESLPLSVQCVQIGRLELDKVLHVELRNDVLCMKLDYEGRTETVQVSLPACFVWQLHLGEEPYIVYINVKSPEAKKIAETLSKKYHLDSDFFNPLSSNISEQCIMLRLEERPLPHLISSIIEFLTKMNVSVDQNLGTVEAKKLLNDIKPLKPSRSHGRPLSNDDVKSLVPSLNVRRSQRSRKAPVRMDPSSPITLVESIVVHNKPNVRLLAYNVPAGSKVNIEVSTHDVDTLAPGEYINDKVVDFYLRYMWYERLAERLRSKVHIFSSFFHTRLKDASRDNKELKCLQTPERQHNRVKTWTRRVDLFDKEYIVLPVCDRAHWFVAFVYKAGEFDPVRELATREAKAAKKNKKKPLKKKPQNVASPVVINDTLLEGDTEEPIPQEEDFLAPGAQLMRAANGRVHPLASIHPPQPVFGDFIQMPPSDDEGGAIQVDAAAEIPMETEDTLRIDAAAAMATVDTIIEAATDPLTTDAYSTTTSDERVHEGGATPPEDAYVDVGQPEGVVVSVEDSLEEGTIGEEVSPERELVSPERELVGDSSTEELDILTEETRPCVLVLDSLGVRRTGIVKTIRNYLTVEWRERKARGGVEELNYDLLPAKYPVIPLQNNSSDCGLFMLQYVESLLLRMEDGLTYPETSEGWGSYEKTGSKRKEIETLITELGEIQSNDLNQTTTDKQEP; this is encoded by the exons ATGGAATTCACACACAGTAGGAAAAGAAAGCAGCAGTATAGGCCACACTCTAATCCAGACAACAGAG ATAAGAGGGCGGCCATTATTGACGACTTTGACCGAGGTCTGAAAACCCCACCCTCCCGGTCTACTCCTGGCCATGAAGTAACAGTCATTGAGGATGACGAACCAGATCAAAGTGATCATG GTGCAAGGATAAGCAGTGGAACAATGTACGACCAGCACAAAACTCCAGGA GAGTATAAAAGTAGTAGTTTCAAGATACCCAAAAAGAAATTGCACGATCTAACTTTCGGCCACGATCAGTCTAACGAAACTACCAATGTTGGAATTCAACCCATGCCCCCTAAATCAAATGTTGTAGATGTAATAAACAGAGCCAAGTCTATGAAATCAAGAACTACTACAACTTCAAAAACTGGCTCTACTATTCCTGATTTTCTTACACTAGCGAAAACGCCTTATACAAAGAACAAAATTTCTAACTCCATGGAAAGTTCTTTACCTGCTCCGAAGAAGAAAAGACCATTTAGAACCAATCCAATACGTTCAGAATCACCAACTGAAACTACTCAAATTACAAATTTTGACTCTCAAAAAAGCATGCTTTGGAATGACACCTGCATAGGACTAGAAGATCCCAATTCCAGTTTTGATACCAAACCCAATTCTGACTGTGTTCGTGATTCGAGAAAATCGTGGGCTAGTATTTCACCAGATAGGGATGATGACATTGCTTCAAATACTTCTTCTGAAGAGGTAGATGCGGGCGAGATTTTTAAACGCCCTGTTGATAAAAAGCAAGTATTGCCTAAAGACAAAACTACCGATAAAGCTGCGACTAATGACGTAGTAACTATTCATtcagatgatgatgatgataatgaTGTTAAAGCAACGACTAGCTCAAATTTCAAGTCACCTTTGCCAAATCGCTTCCTCCCTCCAAAAGCACCCCCCAAGAACACCAATGACAATACTGACAAGTTTAATAAACTTTTATCCACAACTAATTCAGTTCTCAAAACTTGTTCGGAAAAGCCTACATCTACAGCAGATTCGACAAATGCTTCCAGCACTCATAGAAATGTATTTGCCAAGAGTCAAGCGGCCTCCAAAGGGAAGTGTAGTATTCAAGTCACTCCCACGTTTCTATCTAAAGAGCAATTAGCAATGGCGACGACCCATGCACCCCCCAGTACGGGAAAAGCTAGGGATATTCTGTCCATTACAGACTCTCCTGTTTTATCAAAGGTCGAGTTCAGTTTTGAAGTGGATGATGAGAAGGTTGCAAGGACTTCCACTAGTTCAGCAGCAGGGACCAGG AAACCATTGACTACCTCAAGAGCAGCTGAGCTTCCCTCTGATTTGGCCAGGCGTCCTCTAAAGAGACCAACACAGTCAGCGGCAACCCCAGGCAGCTTCTATAGCAGTAATGGCA gtcccTCCAATCAGCTGTTCTCACAGTTTAGGTCTCGAGCGTGGGGTACTGGTTCCTCCAGGATGAGCTCTGTACGTGGTAACAGTGCCAACCAAGTCATGGCCACCTATGGAATAAAGAAG CCCCTCAAACTGAAGCGCCCCCTGCCTTCACCATGCTCTGTCGATGTGGATGATGAGGAGTCCCTCCCTCTGTCAGTGCAGTGTGTGCAGATAGGTCGACTAGAGCTCGACAAAGTGCTGCACGTTGAG CTGAGAAATGACGTACTGTGTATGAAGCTGGACTATGAGGGCCGGACAGAGACTGTTCAAGTTTCCCTTCCTGCGTGCTTTGTTTGGCAG cttCACCTTGGGGAAGAGCCTTATATCGTCTACATCAATGTAAAGTCACCAGAGGCTAAGAAAATAGCGGAGACCCTCTCCAAGAAGTACCACCTGGACTCTGACTTCTTCAACCCTTTAAGCAGTAACATCTCTGAACAGTGCATCATGCTCAGACTGGAGGAGAGGCCATTACCACATCTGATCAGCTCTATTATAGAG TTCCTAACCAAGATGAATGTGTCCGTGGATCAAAATCTAGG CACTGTTGAGGCAAAGAAACTGCTGAATGATATCAAGCCATTAAAACCATCCAGGAGTCACGGCAGACCACTCTCCAACGATG ATGTCAAATCACTTGTGCCTAGTTTGAATGTGCGTAGATCTCAGAGGAGCAGGAAAGCCCCTGTGAGGATGGACCCCTCCTCTCCCATCACTCTAGTGGAGTCTATTGTCGTACACAACAAGCCCAATGTCAG ACTGCTGGCGTACAATGTGCCAGCTGGTAGCAAGGTCAACATAGAGGTCTCCACTCACGATGTGGACACACTCGCCCCGGGGGAATACATCAACGATAAGGTCGTGGACTTCTACCTCAg GTACATGTGGTATGAGCGGTTGGCTGAGAGGCTGCGGTCCAAAGTCCACATCTTTAGCTCCTTCTTCCACACTCGACTAAAGGATGCCTCCAGAGACAACAAAGAACTCAAGTGTCTCCA aaCCCCCGAGAGACAGCATAACCGTGTCAAGACGTGGACTAGACGAGTGGACTTGTTTGACAAGGAGTACATTGTGCTGCCAGTTTGTGACAG GGCCCACTGGTTTGTGGCGTTTGTGTACAAGGCTGGGGAGTTTGATCCTGTGAGAGAGCTGGCCACACGAGAGGcaaaggcagcaaagaaaaacAAGAAAAAACCTTTAAAAAAGAAACCG CAGAATGTAGCCAGTCCAGTGGTGATCAATGATACGCTCCTCGAGGGAGATACAGAGG AGCCGATCCCCCAAGAAGAGGATTTCTTAGCACCCGGAGCACAGCTGATGAGGGCTGCCAATGGACGGGTACATCCATTAgcctctatacat CCTCCTCAACCTGTGTTTGGTGACTTCATCCAGATGCCTCCGTCTGATGATGAGGGCGGTGCTATCCAG GTCGATGCTGCAGCAGAGATTCCCATGGAAACAGAAGACACTCTTCGTATAGACGCTGCTGCTGCCATGGCAACAGTCGATACTATAATTGAAGCAGCTACTGATCCACTGACGACAGACGCATACTCCACAACTACGAGTGATGAACGGGTACATGAGGGTGGAGCCACTCCCCCAGAGGATGCTTACGTGGATGTAGGTCAACCAGAGGGGGTTGTAGTGAGTGTGGAGGACTCTTTGGAGGAGGGGACAATAGGGGAAGAGGTTAGTCCAGAGCGTGAGCTGGTCAGTCCAGAGCGTGAGCTAGTGGGAGACTCCAGTACAGAGGAGCTAGACATTCTGACAGAGGAGACTAG GCCTTGTGTTCTTGTATTGGACTCTCTTGGGGTGCGGAGAACGGGAATAGTCAAGACCATACGAAA TTACCTGACAGTGGAGTGGAGGGAGAGGAAGGCAAGAGGTGGTGTGGAGGAGCTGAACTACGACCTGCTACCAGCAAAGTACCCCGTG ATTCCTCTCCAGAACAACTCTTCTGATTGTGGGCTCTTCATGTTGCAGTATGTGGAGAGCCTGCTTCTG CGTATGGAGGATGGGCTAACGTACCCGGAGACATCAGAGGGGTGGGGCAGTTACGAGAAGACAGGAAGCAAACGAAAAGAAATTGAGACTTTGATAACGGAATTGGGTGAAATACAGAGTAATGACTTAAACCAGACCACTACAGATAAACAAGAACCATAA